In the genome of Cystobacter ferrugineus, one region contains:
- a CDS encoding helix-turn-helix transcriptional regulator — MTSRWRGHLFFGPGRLLYAGPLGETRLHAHHSFQLVLSLGEPVALGDSRRQIRECGAAVIPPDAGHAVVGSSSAAVLLHVSPDDLAGRGLRTLGLARDSVADWQRAGERLLSIVPDVLPRHWHEAEALTRAMTLALRVNATSPRPTHPAVKRLLHLLPGMLEDDVRLEALAARVGLSTSRLSHLFSAEVGLPLRPYILWLRLLRAAGFLRAGSPLTVAAHAAGFTDSAHLSHTFRRMFGLSPSEIAGVVEWVLPPSE; from the coding sequence ATGACTTCCAGGTGGAGGGGGCATCTCTTCTTCGGGCCCGGGCGACTGCTCTACGCGGGGCCCCTGGGCGAGACGCGGCTGCATGCCCACCACAGCTTCCAGTTGGTGCTCTCGCTCGGAGAGCCGGTCGCGCTGGGTGACTCCCGCCGGCAGATCAGGGAGTGCGGGGCGGCCGTCATCCCGCCGGATGCGGGGCACGCGGTGGTGGGCTCGTCCAGCGCCGCGGTGCTGTTGCACGTCTCCCCCGATGACCTCGCCGGGCGGGGCCTCCGGACGCTCGGTCTGGCCAGGGACTCCGTGGCCGACTGGCAGCGGGCGGGTGAGCGTCTCCTCTCGATTGTCCCGGATGTGCTGCCACGGCACTGGCACGAGGCCGAGGCCCTGACGCGGGCGATGACGCTCGCGCTCCGGGTGAACGCGACGAGTCCACGGCCCACCCATCCGGCGGTGAAGCGGCTGTTGCATCTCCTGCCAGGGATGCTCGAGGACGACGTGCGCCTCGAGGCGCTCGCCGCCCGGGTGGGGCTCTCCACCAGCCGGCTCTCCCATCTCTTCAGCGCGGAGGTGGGCCTCCCGCTCCGGCCCTACATCCTATGGCTGAGACTTCTCCGTGCCGCCGGGTTCCTGCGGGCGGGTTCACCGCTCACCGTCGCGGCGCACGCGGCGGGCTTCACCGACAGTGCCCATCTGAGCCACACCTTTCGTCGCATGTTCGGGTTGTCCCCCTCGGAAATCGCCGGCGTGGTCGAGTGGGTGCTTCCCCCGTCGGAATAG
- a CDS encoding serine/threonine-protein kinase, with protein MSLRSPSAEKNPEPRELPRDEDITNTVPSGHAAPFSWRLAEGELIAGRYRILRFVDERAMGAVYAVEDLSLHERVALKVIRPGGASAPQMLKRFKRELRLARRVTHPNVCRVFDLGEHSMGAEHETSAFTFLTMEFLEGETLKEFVTRHGRMSPERLLPLAEQMAAALDAAHAAQVIHRDFKSSNVMLVPAACGGSRAVVTDFGLACGKGLDDDIATQEGTVMGTLGYMSPEQVEGRSLTPASDLYSFGVVLFEMVTGQMPFQGNTPMIVAVKRLFEPPPSPRHLVPGLSAAWEAALLRGLARQPDERFTTAGEFVEALREATASRAPSTRSPSPTRRSSQPSSPQRRGPSQAAARRHGAWWPCSPRATSPARPLRRGSPRPWRRCCRRS; from the coding sequence ATGAGTCTTCGCTCTCCCAGTGCCGAGAAGAACCCCGAGCCAAGAGAGCTCCCGCGGGACGAGGACATCACGAATACGGTTCCCAGCGGCCATGCCGCACCCTTCTCATGGCGGCTCGCCGAGGGCGAGTTGATCGCGGGCCGCTACCGGATCCTGCGCTTCGTGGACGAGCGGGCCATGGGCGCGGTCTACGCGGTGGAAGACCTGTCGCTGCACGAGCGTGTGGCCCTCAAGGTGATCCGCCCGGGAGGGGCCTCCGCTCCGCAGATGCTCAAGCGCTTCAAACGCGAACTGCGTCTGGCGCGCCGCGTGACGCACCCCAACGTGTGCCGGGTGTTCGACCTGGGCGAGCACTCCATGGGAGCGGAACACGAGACGTCCGCGTTCACGTTCCTCACCATGGAGTTCCTGGAAGGAGAAACCCTCAAGGAGTTCGTGACGCGTCACGGGCGGATGTCTCCCGAGCGGCTGCTGCCCCTGGCCGAGCAGATGGCGGCGGCGCTCGATGCCGCGCATGCCGCGCAGGTCATCCACCGCGACTTCAAGAGCAGCAACGTGATGCTCGTGCCCGCGGCCTGTGGAGGCTCGCGCGCGGTGGTGACGGACTTCGGGCTGGCGTGCGGCAAGGGGCTCGACGACGACATCGCGACGCAGGAGGGCACCGTGATGGGGACCCTCGGCTACATGTCCCCCGAGCAGGTCGAAGGCCGGAGCCTGACACCCGCCTCCGATCTCTACTCCTTCGGGGTGGTGCTCTTCGAAATGGTGACGGGCCAGATGCCCTTCCAGGGGAACACGCCCATGATCGTCGCCGTCAAGCGCCTCTTCGAGCCGCCGCCCTCGCCCCGCCACCTCGTTCCCGGGCTGTCCGCCGCCTGGGAGGCGGCCCTGCTGCGCGGACTGGCCCGTCAGCCCGATGAGCGCTTCACCACGGCCGGTGAGTTCGTCGAGGCCCTGCGCGAAGCCACCGCCTCTCGGGCCCCGAGCACCCGCTCGCCCTCCCCCACCCGGAGAAGCTCCCAGCCGTCGAGCCCCCAGCGGCGAGGACCTTCCCAGGCAGCGGCGCGGCGGCACGGCGCGTGGTGGCCGTGCTCGCCCCGCGCAACCTCTCCGGCCAGGCCTCTTCGGCGTGGCTCTCCACGGCCCTGGCGGAGATGCTGTCGGCGGAGCTGA
- a CDS encoding tetratricopeptide repeat protein: MVAVLAPRNLSGQASSAWLSTALAEMLSAELTAGSQVRLLSGESVDRMCRELSLPTVDNLAPDTLQRIRAHSGVELVLTGSYLVLGAADSAGIRLNLRLQETATGETAVLLTQTGMERELLSIVLGLGARLRERLGIGPLTDEQVRRVRGAMPTHPDAARLYAEGLLALRNHEAPLAVERLERVVALEPNFAPGHSALATAFKHFFLETRARASARRAFELSEGLPREERLLVVARHHEMNAEWALAIEAYRTLFEFFPDNVEYGTALVCAQASAGLTREALGTLETLQRLPVGEDARIDLVAATATAQAGDFQASRRHAEQAVARARRAGQELLVASALLAQSFAMRNLGEHVQALAHLEESVRLSLAKGDRGGAARGIIARSIVLIDLGRMRDARNSFATALRVARELQNRVIEAEALGNAAWLSCNLGDLKVALKHTRRVKEMFRRMEMRAEEAAYDVQLGMVLRRRGNLDEAQRLLEQARQVQNIVFGDEYMEGWASYELGLLYLDRGELTLARRWLERALELRRAKGLRLFIAETELALAGLELESRRPLEALALAERACALYAEQRHLPMQGRAQAVRAQALLAGGELQQAREALSQARELTAHNEHVLVTSEVVLTEAQVALRTGTSEERQAAARRLHALGLQAARGEMLGVRLEARLLQAELALLGGETEATAELRSLESEADRLGYRALARKAGAVLG; this comes from the coding sequence GTGGTGGCCGTGCTCGCCCCGCGCAACCTCTCCGGCCAGGCCTCTTCGGCGTGGCTCTCCACGGCCCTGGCGGAGATGCTGTCGGCGGAGCTGACCGCGGGCAGCCAGGTGCGCCTGCTGTCGGGGGAGAGCGTGGACCGGATGTGCCGCGAGCTCTCCCTGCCCACGGTGGACAACCTGGCTCCGGATACGCTCCAGCGCATCCGCGCCCACTCGGGCGTGGAGTTGGTGCTCACGGGCTCCTACCTCGTGTTGGGGGCAGCGGACTCCGCGGGGATCCGGCTCAACCTGCGCCTGCAGGAGACCGCCACGGGCGAGACGGCGGTGCTGCTGACCCAGACCGGGATGGAGCGCGAGCTGCTGTCCATCGTCCTGGGACTGGGGGCCCGGCTGCGCGAGCGGCTGGGAATCGGACCTCTGACGGACGAGCAGGTGCGCCGGGTGCGCGGCGCCATGCCCACCCATCCCGACGCCGCGCGCCTCTACGCCGAGGGGCTGCTCGCGCTGCGCAACCATGAAGCCCCGCTGGCCGTCGAGCGGCTCGAGCGCGTGGTGGCGCTGGAGCCGAACTTCGCCCCTGGCCACTCCGCGCTCGCCACCGCCTTCAAGCACTTCTTCCTCGAGACGCGCGCCCGGGCCTCCGCGCGCCGGGCCTTCGAGCTGTCCGAGGGCCTGCCGCGCGAGGAGCGGCTGCTGGTGGTGGCACGCCACCACGAGATGAATGCCGAGTGGGCCCTCGCCATCGAGGCCTACCGCACGCTCTTCGAGTTCTTCCCCGACAACGTGGAGTACGGCACGGCGCTCGTCTGCGCACAGGCCTCCGCGGGCCTGACGCGCGAGGCGCTGGGCACCCTCGAGACGTTGCAGCGGCTGCCGGTGGGCGAGGATGCGCGCATCGACCTGGTGGCGGCCACGGCCACGGCCCAGGCGGGTGACTTCCAGGCCTCGCGGCGGCACGCCGAGCAGGCGGTGGCACGCGCACGCCGGGCCGGACAGGAACTCCTCGTCGCCTCCGCGCTCCTCGCCCAGTCCTTCGCCATGCGCAACCTCGGCGAGCATGTGCAGGCCCTCGCGCACCTGGAGGAATCCGTGCGGCTGTCCCTCGCCAAGGGGGACCGGGGCGGGGCGGCCCGAGGCATCATCGCGCGCTCCATCGTGCTCATCGACCTGGGGCGGATGCGCGATGCCCGGAACTCCTTCGCCACCGCGCTGCGCGTGGCCCGGGAGCTACAGAATCGCGTCATCGAGGCCGAGGCCCTGGGCAATGCCGCGTGGCTGAGCTGCAACCTGGGGGACCTCAAGGTGGCGCTCAAGCACACGCGCCGGGTGAAGGAGATGTTCCGCCGGATGGAGATGCGCGCCGAGGAGGCCGCCTACGACGTGCAGCTCGGGATGGTGCTGCGGCGGCGCGGCAACCTGGATGAGGCCCAGCGTCTGCTCGAGCAGGCGAGGCAGGTGCAGAACATCGTCTTCGGCGATGAGTACATGGAGGGGTGGGCGAGCTACGAGCTGGGCCTGCTCTACCTGGACCGGGGCGAGCTGACCCTGGCCCGGCGGTGGTTGGAACGGGCCCTGGAACTGCGCCGGGCGAAAGGCCTGCGGCTCTTCATCGCCGAGACGGAGCTGGCCCTCGCGGGGCTGGAGCTGGAGTCGCGGCGGCCCCTGGAGGCGCTGGCGCTCGCCGAGCGCGCCTGCGCGCTCTACGCGGAGCAGCGGCATCTGCCCATGCAGGGCAGGGCCCAGGCGGTGCGGGCCCAGGCCCTGCTGGCGGGTGGCGAGCTCCAGCAGGCCCGCGAGGCACTCTCCCAGGCCAGGGAGCTGACGGCGCACAACGAGCACGTGCTCGTCACGTCGGAGGTGGTGCTCACCGAGGCCCAGGTGGCACTGCGCACGGGGACGTCCGAGGAGCGACAGGCCGCGGCCCGGCGACTCCATGCGCTGGGCCTCCAGGCGGCTCGGGGAGAGATGCTGGGCGTGCGGTTGGAGGCACGGCTGCTCCAGGCGGAGTTGGCTCTCCTGGGCGGAGAGACCGAGGCCACCGCGGAGCTGAGAAGCCTCGAGTCGGAGGCGGACCGGCTCGGCTACCGCGCCCTGGCACGCAAGGCGGGCGCGGTCCTCGGCTGA
- a CDS encoding FkbM family methyltransferase yields the protein MKNKDIYHEHSPELITLWRKSVELWGEKRQAEWYDHSMRRLLVFGTLLRRYKVEPEGMLYVGAHHGGLLWVWLMLGFRNVLMIEPQPEVFKNLAVMARAASSLSLVYDRFLACETETQIQLAQCAISDQDGEADLFVMSHSMLSSLNKPNNEALHQSNTKQDVSLVDCVKVPVRTLDSLLQELQDSGSTARYNGLYMNIQGSELNALKGATKALENLEFIFLENNFKDRYDGLPTVDEFDAFLGGFGFEAKWGMIQPAVGNGYTAYVKKRGA from the coding sequence ATGAAAAACAAAGACATCTATCACGAGCACTCGCCCGAGCTCATCACGCTGTGGCGCAAGTCCGTTGAGCTCTGGGGGGAGAAGCGCCAGGCGGAGTGGTACGACCATTCCATGCGCCGGCTCCTCGTTTTCGGCACGTTGCTGCGCAGATACAAGGTCGAGCCGGAGGGCATGTTGTACGTGGGTGCCCACCATGGCGGCCTGCTGTGGGTGTGGCTCATGCTCGGCTTCCGCAACGTGCTGATGATCGAGCCCCAGCCGGAGGTCTTCAAGAACCTCGCGGTGATGGCCAGGGCGGCCAGCTCGTTGAGTCTGGTGTATGATCGCTTTCTCGCCTGCGAGACCGAGACGCAAATCCAACTCGCCCAGTGTGCCATCAGCGATCAGGACGGGGAGGCGGACCTCTTCGTCATGTCCCACAGCATGCTGAGCTCGCTGAACAAGCCGAACAACGAGGCGCTCCACCAATCGAATACGAAGCAGGACGTCTCCCTCGTCGATTGCGTGAAGGTCCCCGTCAGGACCCTCGACAGCCTGCTCCAGGAACTACAGGACTCGGGGAGTACGGCCCGCTACAACGGGTTGTACATGAACATCCAGGGGTCCGAGCTGAATGCACTCAAGGGCGCGACCAAGGCCCTCGAGAACCTGGAGTTCATCTTCCTGGAGAACAACTTCAAGGACCGTTACGACGGCCTCCCGACCGTGGATGAATTCGATGCCTTCCTCGGTGGGTTCGGGTTCGAGGCCAAGTGGGGAATGATCCAGCCCGCGGTGGGCAATGGGTACACGGCCTATGTGAAGAAGCGAGGTGCGTAG
- a CDS encoding JmjC domain-containing protein, which yields MSPCEDFQSVISPTPVERFASLYWEKKALHISRGTPGYFGSLFSVEQLDRLINVSFTNLGLFMFEGERVITPRLRRPTKTTLSEFYKEFASGKSICLRDMQVRWKPITQLVSAVARESGFSVTAELVATPPRSRNAGIFADSRSLIVLQLEGAATWHLPAGRFQPLASAQEGTSPENQEHAGAVSLRPGDTLYLPYGNAPGTGASGAAALPMVETGDGHALHLVLTIQRVTWADLLARTVAVASGKNVELRRALGFGGPLSVSGRGQMESRFRELVAQAFDSPSWKEANHLLASEHSRRLPILSDGHFDLLRHVDSVGLETEVIRRPGVEGRVQLYDGVVELIFPGYYYQAPEKVYLALDFISETRQFKVKDIPGWYTDQERIALTRQLISMGVLTFVTPPGSAPTPG from the coding sequence ATGAGCCCTTGCGAAGACTTCCAGTCGGTCATCTCGCCCACGCCGGTGGAGCGGTTCGCCTCGCTGTACTGGGAAAAGAAGGCCCTCCACATCTCCCGGGGCACGCCCGGGTACTTCGGCTCGTTGTTCTCCGTCGAGCAGCTCGACCGGCTCATCAACGTGTCGTTCACCAACCTCGGCCTCTTCATGTTCGAGGGGGAGCGAGTCATCACCCCCCGGCTGAGGCGGCCCACCAAGACGACCCTCAGCGAGTTCTACAAGGAGTTCGCCAGCGGCAAGAGCATCTGCCTTCGGGACATGCAGGTGCGCTGGAAGCCCATCACCCAGCTCGTCAGCGCGGTTGCCCGGGAGTCGGGCTTCTCCGTCACCGCCGAGCTGGTGGCGACTCCCCCCAGGTCTCGCAACGCGGGCATCTTCGCCGACAGCCGCAGTCTGATCGTCCTCCAGCTCGAGGGCGCGGCCACGTGGCACCTCCCCGCTGGCCGGTTCCAGCCCCTGGCGAGCGCTCAGGAGGGCACGTCCCCGGAGAACCAGGAGCACGCCGGAGCCGTCTCCCTGCGCCCGGGAGACACCCTGTACCTCCCGTACGGGAATGCCCCGGGCACGGGCGCTTCGGGGGCGGCGGCGTTGCCCATGGTCGAAACCGGGGATGGACACGCCTTGCATCTGGTCCTGACCATCCAGCGGGTGACCTGGGCCGATCTGCTGGCCAGGACGGTGGCGGTCGCCAGTGGCAAGAACGTCGAGTTGCGCCGGGCGCTCGGGTTCGGTGGCCCCCTGAGTGTGTCCGGCCGGGGGCAGATGGAGTCGCGTTTCCGGGAGCTGGTGGCGCAGGCGTTCGACAGTCCGTCGTGGAAGGAGGCGAACCACCTGCTCGCGAGTGAGCACAGCCGCCGGCTGCCCATCCTGTCCGATGGGCATTTCGATCTGCTCCGCCATGTGGACTCGGTCGGTCTGGAGACGGAGGTCATCCGAAGGCCGGGCGTCGAGGGGCGGGTGCAGCTCTACGATGGCGTGGTGGAGCTCATCTTCCCGGGCTACTATTACCAGGCTCCGGAAAAGGTCTATCTGGCACTGGACTTCATCAGCGAGACCCGTCAGTTCAAGGTCAAGGACATCCCTGGCTGGTACACGGATCAGGAGCGCATCGCCCTGACCAGGCAGCTCATTTCCATGGGCGTCCTGACCTTCGTCACTCCTCCGGGCTCGGCGCCCACCCCAGGTTGA
- a CDS encoding cupin domain-containing protein has protein sequence MKVPDLSALEYILHPMPVEVFLNEYWEKKVLHISRNQPDYYKRLFTLRDLDAFLGHTLTNDEVRSAKEGKVIYPRVEGESKTTLYQFYELYRTGYTPVVRNIHLFWEPIGEIANELALAFGCFISTHMYATPENSQGFSSHWDDHDIFALQLEGEKEWRLYDTGPTLPRYSQDRNDYQRQHPTLGQASQIIDLKAGDLLYFPRGVIHEPRTRTCSSLHLTYGLYPDAWEHLVTESIHELAEKEPLLQEGLPFGFSKNAAAGEALQPRAAEMAARVIQEARFEESRSRLAARVLGRIAPLADGHFGRLDDVAKVDLETRLEKRKSMVGVVLPQGAGVKLHYPGGTYTASAALAPALHFMTRQDGFCVRDIPGQASERERLDLVRELIQVGFLKVADPRNAR, from the coding sequence GTGAAAGTGCCAGACCTGTCCGCGCTCGAGTACATCCTCCACCCGATGCCCGTCGAGGTCTTCCTCAACGAGTATTGGGAGAAGAAGGTCCTGCACATCAGCAGGAACCAGCCTGACTATTACAAGCGCCTCTTCACCCTTCGGGATCTGGACGCCTTCCTCGGGCATACGCTCACCAATGACGAGGTGCGCTCGGCGAAGGAAGGCAAGGTTATCTACCCCCGCGTCGAGGGTGAATCCAAGACGACGCTCTATCAGTTCTACGAGCTGTACCGCACGGGGTATACGCCCGTCGTCCGGAACATCCATCTCTTCTGGGAGCCCATCGGAGAGATCGCGAACGAGCTCGCGCTCGCCTTCGGCTGCTTCATCAGCACGCACATGTACGCGACTCCGGAGAACTCGCAAGGGTTCTCGTCGCACTGGGATGACCACGACATCTTCGCCCTCCAGCTCGAGGGGGAGAAGGAGTGGCGCTTGTACGACACGGGTCCCACGCTCCCCCGGTACAGCCAGGATCGCAATGATTACCAGCGGCAGCACCCCACCTTGGGACAGGCGTCCCAGATCATCGATTTGAAGGCGGGAGACCTGTTGTACTTCCCCAGGGGGGTCATTCACGAGCCGCGGACCCGGACGTGCTCCTCCCTGCATCTGACCTACGGGCTGTACCCGGATGCCTGGGAGCACCTCGTCACCGAGTCGATCCACGAGTTGGCCGAGAAGGAGCCCCTGCTCCAGGAGGGCTTGCCGTTCGGCTTCTCCAAGAACGCGGCCGCCGGCGAGGCGCTCCAGCCCCGGGCCGCGGAAATGGCGGCACGGGTCATTCAGGAGGCGCGCTTCGAGGAGTCGCGCTCCCGGCTCGCGGCCAGGGTGCTCGGGAGGATAGCTCCCCTGGCGGATGGACACTTCGGGCGATTGGATGACGTCGCGAAGGTGGACCTGGAGACGCGGCTCGAGAAGCGCAAGAGCATGGTCGGTGTGGTCCTGCCCCAGGGAGCCGGTGTGAAGCTCCACTACCCCGGAGGAACCTACACCGCGTCCGCCGCGCTTGCTCCCGCTCTGCATTTCATGACCCGGCAGGACGGGTTCTGCGTCAGGGACATTCCTGGACAGGCCTCCGAGCGAGAGCGGCTCGACCTGGTTCGCGAGCTCATCCAGGTGGGTTTCTTGAAAGTGGCCGACCCGCGGAATGCCCGCTGA
- a CDS encoding phytanoyl-CoA dioxygenase family protein → MSLSSYWPSSEERAFFEREGYLVVEDALSPAQVDRLLAAIDRCGGDQESESAHYYNRLNILGRDDAFVELVDNPAVLGKVSGFLGWNIWVNHTHYNVRPPDASEENYRYDWHVDGGVFSTDLQFQAPMTAIKVGFYLTDLREPQRGQTYILPRSHIGERSWRDEYKKFTPPPKDAVALKVKPGSAVLFQQRTLHSQGSPNLSGTIRKTIFVQWAYRWLYPVDAMTLGDLETRTQEPIRRQMLGLDRKRPDGILSSRYYPNPEDLPLKNRLIQEVGIQRMCELGPAATRHLTQFLDFKV, encoded by the coding sequence ATGAGCCTTTCCTCGTATTGGCCCAGCAGCGAAGAGCGAGCTTTCTTTGAGCGGGAGGGATACCTCGTCGTGGAGGATGCGCTCTCTCCCGCGCAGGTAGACAGGTTGTTGGCTGCGATTGATCGGTGTGGCGGTGACCAGGAAAGTGAGAGCGCGCACTACTACAACCGTCTCAATATTCTCGGACGTGATGACGCTTTCGTCGAGCTGGTCGACAACCCGGCGGTTCTGGGCAAGGTGAGTGGGTTTCTGGGTTGGAATATCTGGGTCAACCATACCCACTACAACGTGCGTCCTCCCGATGCGTCGGAGGAGAACTACCGCTACGACTGGCATGTGGATGGAGGCGTCTTCAGTACGGACCTGCAATTCCAGGCCCCCATGACGGCGATCAAGGTCGGGTTCTATCTCACGGATCTGCGTGAGCCTCAACGAGGGCAGACGTACATTCTTCCACGCTCGCATATTGGCGAGCGGAGCTGGCGGGATGAGTACAAGAAGTTCACGCCGCCACCGAAGGATGCCGTCGCGCTCAAGGTCAAGCCGGGCTCGGCCGTCCTGTTCCAGCAACGCACCCTGCACAGCCAGGGCAGCCCCAATCTCTCTGGCACCATCCGCAAGACGATCTTCGTCCAATGGGCCTATCGCTGGCTGTATCCTGTCGATGCGATGACCCTCGGCGACCTGGAGACGCGGACCCAGGAGCCGATCCGCAGACAGATGCTGGGCTTGGATCGGAAGCGGCCAGACGGCATCTTGTCCTCGCGGTACTACCCGAACCCCGAGGATCTCCCGCTCAAGAATCGGCTCATCCAGGAAGTAGGCATCCAGCGGATGTGTGAGTTGGGTCCGGCCGCCACCCGGCACCTCACCCAATTCCTGGATTTCAAGGTGTAG
- a CDS encoding peptidase domain-containing ABC transporter, with protein sequence MTAENEEAGQSKPGLMERFPALNRLRKRSRRLQEVRQLSATDCGAACLTMVLTYYGREMSLDAVREVTGAGRDGVTARTLLDAGRQLGLRGRALSIDLDRLPFLPTGTVLHWDFNHYVLFEKLEHSHVHVVDPAQGRRMVALENFRQHFTGVVLLFEPAADFQTMSAHKGNTFRYLLPLLQQSGTLGRIVVLSAILQLFALGVPMLTGMVVDRVVPRGDYQLLLVLSLSLTTMVIFHLLASLIRGHLLLEMRTRLDLGMTLGFLDHLVSLAYSFFQIRPAGDLMMRMNTQTHVRELLSSTTVSTLLDGTLVLLYFAVLFASSGWMGLTVLGLGLAQVLIFILTSNQRRSQLSQSLELESKSQSYQISMLTGMQTLKAFGAEQRAVESYSHLFVDVLNASLARGRLALWVESLTSALRLASPLILLSLGAYLVLEETLTLGEMLSLNALTAALLLPLSNLIGAAGQFQLLGSYLDRINDVLDTPPEQPAEQSRQRLTLEGAIELEKVSFRYNAASSWVVRDISLRIEPGQMVAIVGRSGAGKTTLANLLLGLYLPTSGRVLYDGLDLASLDLRSLRGQMGIVLQDPAFFAFSLRDNISLGAPELPMDRVVEAGKLAHIHDDIMDMPMQYNTLMVDRGLSLSGGQRQRLALARALVHRPAVLLLDEATSALDAITESRVQHALASLRCTRIVIAHRLSTIRNADLIVVMDSGRVEEMGRHEELLARGGTYAQLVDAQMEQKSSLSRSA encoded by the coding sequence ATGACGGCTGAGAACGAGGAAGCGGGTCAGAGCAAGCCCGGGTTGATGGAGCGCTTCCCCGCGCTCAATCGGCTGCGGAAACGATCGCGGCGCCTGCAGGAGGTGCGGCAGTTGTCGGCCACGGATTGTGGCGCGGCGTGCCTCACCATGGTGCTCACCTACTATGGCCGGGAGATGTCCCTGGACGCGGTGCGCGAGGTGACGGGCGCGGGACGCGACGGGGTCACCGCGCGCACGCTGCTGGATGCCGGCCGCCAGCTAGGGCTCCGGGGGAGGGCCCTCTCCATCGATCTGGACCGGCTGCCCTTTCTGCCCACCGGCACCGTCCTCCACTGGGACTTCAATCACTACGTCCTCTTCGAGAAGCTGGAGCACAGCCACGTGCATGTGGTGGACCCCGCGCAGGGGCGCCGCATGGTGGCCCTGGAGAACTTCCGTCAGCACTTCACGGGCGTGGTGCTCCTCTTCGAGCCCGCGGCGGACTTCCAGACGATGTCCGCGCACAAGGGCAACACGTTCCGCTACCTGCTTCCGCTCCTGCAGCAGTCGGGCACGCTGGGCCGCATCGTGGTGTTGTCCGCGATACTCCAGCTCTTCGCGCTCGGGGTGCCCATGCTCACCGGAATGGTGGTGGACCGGGTCGTGCCTCGTGGGGACTACCAGCTCCTGCTGGTGCTGTCCCTGTCGCTGACCACGATGGTCATCTTCCACCTGCTGGCCTCCCTCATCCGGGGTCACCTGCTGCTGGAGATGCGCACCCGGCTGGATCTGGGAATGACGCTGGGCTTTCTGGATCACCTGGTGAGCCTGGCCTACTCCTTCTTCCAGATACGCCCCGCGGGCGATCTGATGATGCGCATGAACACGCAGACCCACGTGCGGGAGCTCCTCTCCTCCACGACCGTCTCCACGCTGCTGGACGGAACGCTGGTCCTGCTCTACTTCGCGGTGCTGTTCGCCTCCAGCGGGTGGATGGGGTTGACGGTCCTGGGCCTGGGGTTGGCGCAGGTGCTCATCTTCATCCTGACGAGCAACCAGCGCCGCAGCCAGTTGTCCCAGAGCCTGGAGCTGGAGTCCAAGAGCCAGAGCTACCAGATCTCGATGCTGACGGGCATGCAGACGCTCAAGGCCTTTGGCGCGGAGCAAAGGGCGGTGGAGAGCTACTCGCACCTCTTCGTGGACGTGCTGAACGCGTCGCTGGCACGAGGGCGGCTGGCGCTGTGGGTGGAGTCCTTGACGAGCGCGCTGCGCCTGGCCTCTCCGTTGATCCTGTTGAGCCTGGGCGCCTACCTGGTCCTGGAGGAGACGCTGACGCTGGGGGAGATGCTCAGCCTCAACGCCCTCACCGCCGCGCTGCTCCTTCCGCTGTCCAACCTCATTGGCGCGGCGGGTCAGTTCCAGCTCCTGGGCAGCTACCTGGATCGCATCAACGACGTGCTGGACACACCGCCGGAGCAACCCGCGGAGCAGTCACGCCAGAGGCTGACGCTCGAGGGCGCCATCGAACTGGAGAAGGTCTCCTTCCGCTACAACGCCGCCTCCTCCTGGGTGGTGCGGGACATCTCGCTGCGCATCGAACCGGGGCAGATGGTGGCCATCGTCGGGCGCTCGGGCGCGGGGAAGACGACCCTGGCCAACCTCCTGCTGGGGCTGTACCTGCCCACTTCCGGACGCGTCCTCTACGATGGGCTGGACCTCGCCAGCCTGGACCTGCGCTCGTTGCGCGGCCAGATGGGCATCGTGTTGCAAGACCCGGCCTTCTTCGCCTTCTCGCTGCGCGACAACATTTCCCTGGGCGCTCCGGAACTGCCGATGGACCGGGTGGTGGAGGCGGGAAAGCTCGCCCATATCCATGACGACATCATGGACATGCCCATGCAGTACAACACGCTGATGGTGGACCGGGGCCTCTCGTTGTCCGGAGGCCAGCGGCAACGGCTCGCCCTGGCGCGAGCGCTGGTGCACCGGCCAGCGGTGCTGCTGCTGGACGAGGCGACGAGCGCGCTGGATGCGATCACCGAGAGCCGTGTCCAGCATGCGCTGGCCTCGCTGCGGTGCACGCGAATCGTCATCGCCCACCGTCTGAGCACCATCCGCAACGCCGACCTCATCGTCGTCATGGATTCAGGCCGCGTGGAGGAGATGGGCCGCCATGAGGAACTGCTCGCTCGAGGCGGTACCTATGCGCAACTCGTTGATGCCCAGATGGAGCAGAAGTCTTCCCTGTCGCGCAGCGCCTGA